In the Thauera sedimentorum genome, one interval contains:
- the carA gene encoding glutamine-hydrolyzing carbamoyl-phosphate synthase small subunit has product MTAFPPALLALADGTVFHGKGIGAAGSTVGEVVFNTSMSGYQEILTDPSYCRQIVTLTYPHIGNTGVNREDVEAGRVHAAGLVIRDLPILPSNFRMDQTLDAYLKAENVVAIAGIDTRRLTRVLREKGAQAGCIVTGAVGEVLDAEAAVAQARAFPGLAGMDLAKVVSAPAAFPWKEGEWVLGEGYVPQADGRHHVVAYDFGVKRNILRMLASRGCRLTVVPAQTPAKDVLALKPDGVFLSNGPGDPEPCDYAIAAIREILDARVPTFGICLGHQLLALASGAKTMKMKFGHHGANHPVKDMDTGQVLITSQNHGFAVDPASMPDNLRITHVSLFDGSNQGIARTDVPAFSFQGHPEASPGPHDVSYLFDRFVQLIEAAK; this is encoded by the coding sequence GTGACTGCTTTCCCGCCCGCCCTTCTCGCGCTTGCCGACGGGACGGTCTTCCACGGCAAGGGCATCGGTGCGGCAGGCAGCACGGTCGGCGAGGTGGTGTTCAACACCTCCATGTCGGGTTATCAGGAGATCCTGACCGACCCCAGCTATTGCCGCCAGATCGTTACGCTGACCTATCCGCACATCGGCAACACCGGTGTGAACCGTGAGGACGTGGAAGCCGGCCGGGTGCACGCCGCCGGCCTGGTGATCCGCGACCTGCCCATCCTGCCCTCGAATTTCCGCATGGACCAGACGCTCGATGCCTATCTCAAGGCCGAGAACGTGGTGGCCATCGCCGGCATCGACACCCGCCGCCTGACCCGCGTGCTGCGCGAGAAGGGTGCGCAGGCCGGCTGCATCGTCACCGGCGCGGTAGGCGAGGTGCTCGACGCCGAGGCGGCCGTGGCCCAGGCGCGCGCCTTCCCCGGGCTGGCCGGCATGGACCTGGCCAAGGTGGTGAGCGCGCCGGCGGCCTTCCCCTGGAAAGAGGGCGAGTGGGTGCTGGGCGAAGGCTATGTGCCGCAGGCCGACGGCCGTCATCATGTGGTGGCCTACGATTTCGGCGTCAAGCGCAACATCCTGCGCATGCTCGCCAGCCGCGGCTGCCGCCTGACCGTGGTGCCGGCGCAGACTCCGGCCAAGGACGTGCTGGCGCTCAAGCCCGACGGCGTGTTCCTCTCCAACGGCCCCGGCGACCCGGAGCCCTGCGACTACGCCATCGCCGCGATCCGCGAGATCCTCGACGCCCGCGTGCCGACCTTCGGCATCTGCCTCGGCCACCAGCTGCTCGCGCTGGCCTCGGGTGCGAAGACCATGAAGATGAAGTTCGGCCACCACGGCGCGAACCACCCGGTCAAGGACATGGATACCGGCCAGGTGCTGATCACCAGCCAGAACCACGGCTTCGCGGTCGACCCGGCCAGCATGCCGGACAACCTGCGGATCACCCACGTGTCGCTGTTCGACGGCTCCAACCAGGGCATCGCCCGCACCGACGTGCCGGCCTTCTCCTTCCAGGGACACCCGGAAGCCAGCCCCGGCCCGCACGACGTGTCCTATCTCTTCGACCGCTTCGTGCAACTGATCGAAGCGGCCAAGTAA
- a CDS encoding response regulator, protein MSELPDLPTDPVALRALLASLCDERDRALAELADSRARLDLALRYAGGGLWDWRLSTNEIEVDAHWYALFGYAEDEIGRRPEAWLPLIHPVDLGAAQALLRGHLRGDLPRFECEFRVRTRADAWQWIQVRGCAEERGADGRWQRLAGVWRDVTDAKHKELELLQAKEAAEAASRAKGDFLANMSHEIRTPMNGILGMTELLLDSGPDAEQRDYLQTVKSSAEALLTIINDVLDFSKIEAGKLNLEYIDFAPASVVGETVKSLALRGHQKGLELYCHLADDVPAVLRGDPGRIRQVLLNLVGNAIKFTEAGEIEVAVTVARRDGAETELCIAVRDTGIGIPDDKLDDIFGAFSQADTSTTRKYGGTGLGLAICRHLVGLMGGRLTVSSREGYGSTFSFTARLEAIAEPQRLEAQDLQGRRILVGAVNPAFGAQLADELCGLGLRAEALSEGQAVVDALAAAQQGNDPVDFVLMDAAMPEPGGFALAARYRESTTWLERIVMMLASHSMRDDLARCRELGLTSRLAKPFGIGDVVEALRIACNGAEDEVDEHSFLQFDPDLGRTVLEQEAGLGQSLAVLLVEDNPVNQTVASRILERAGHRVTVVNNGQEAVEILEDGQFDVVLMDVQMPVMGGIEATQAIRAREARRSWAMSGRWQSVPIIAMTAHAMEGDRTRCLEAGMDDYVTKPIQPSALFGAIHRVCSRHDEMVASLDEAADATLLEPAGSPAQSDEVANLAHTRALLGGDEEAVGQLLQLFFRDLGANIAALRSAGEVCDQRRLYELAHAMKGSVGIFGAGRAEKAARRLEEVSRDGDGSGCADALSALIREMNLLANNLRQHLHGG, encoded by the coding sequence ATGAGCGAGCTGCCGGACCTGCCCACGGATCCGGTAGCCTTGCGCGCGCTGCTTGCGTCGCTATGCGACGAGCGTGATCGCGCGCTTGCCGAGCTGGCCGACTCCCGCGCACGTCTCGACCTTGCGTTGCGCTATGCCGGCGGCGGCCTGTGGGACTGGCGCCTGAGTACGAACGAGATCGAGGTCGATGCCCACTGGTATGCCTTGTTCGGCTATGCCGAGGACGAGATCGGCCGGCGGCCGGAGGCCTGGCTGCCGCTGATTCATCCGGTGGATCTCGGTGCTGCGCAGGCCTTGCTGCGTGGCCACCTGCGTGGCGATCTTCCCCGTTTCGAATGCGAGTTCCGCGTGCGCACGCGGGCGGACGCCTGGCAGTGGATCCAGGTTCGTGGCTGCGCCGAAGAGCGCGGCGCGGACGGGCGCTGGCAACGCCTGGCCGGCGTGTGGCGTGACGTGACCGATGCCAAGCACAAGGAACTCGAGTTGCTGCAGGCCAAGGAGGCGGCCGAGGCGGCCAGCCGGGCAAAGGGCGACTTTCTCGCCAACATGAGCCACGAGATCCGCACGCCGATGAACGGCATCCTCGGCATGACCGAGCTGCTGCTCGATTCGGGCCCGGACGCCGAGCAGCGCGACTACCTGCAGACGGTCAAGTCCTCGGCGGAAGCGCTGCTCACCATCATCAATGACGTGCTTGACTTCTCCAAGATCGAGGCCGGCAAGCTCAACCTGGAGTACATCGATTTTGCCCCGGCGTCGGTGGTCGGCGAGACGGTCAAGTCGCTGGCGCTGCGCGGGCACCAGAAGGGCCTGGAGCTCTATTGCCATCTCGCTGACGATGTGCCGGCGGTGCTGCGCGGCGACCCGGGGCGTATTCGCCAGGTGCTGCTCAATCTGGTGGGCAACGCCATCAAGTTCACCGAAGCGGGGGAGATCGAGGTGGCGGTGACCGTCGCCCGGCGGGATGGCGCCGAGACGGAGCTTTGCATTGCCGTGCGCGACACCGGCATCGGTATTCCGGATGACAAGCTGGATGACATATTCGGGGCCTTCTCCCAGGCCGACACCTCGACCACCCGCAAGTACGGCGGCACCGGGCTGGGGCTGGCGATTTGCCGGCATCTCGTCGGCCTGATGGGTGGCCGGCTGACCGTCAGCAGCCGCGAGGGCTACGGCAGCACCTTCAGTTTCACGGCACGTCTGGAAGCGATCGCCGAGCCGCAGCGACTCGAGGCGCAGGACCTGCAGGGCAGGCGGATCCTGGTCGGTGCGGTCAATCCGGCCTTCGGCGCTCAGCTGGCAGACGAGTTGTGCGGCCTGGGGTTGCGGGCAGAGGCGCTGAGCGAGGGACAGGCCGTTGTCGACGCGCTCGCGGCGGCGCAGCAGGGCAATGACCCGGTGGATTTCGTCCTCATGGATGCCGCCATGCCCGAGCCTGGAGGATTTGCGCTGGCTGCGCGTTACCGGGAATCGACGACATGGCTTGAGCGCATCGTCATGATGCTTGCCAGCCACTCGATGCGCGATGACCTCGCGCGTTGCCGGGAGCTTGGCCTGACGTCCCGGCTCGCCAAGCCCTTCGGGATCGGCGACGTGGTCGAGGCGCTGAGGATTGCCTGCAACGGGGCCGAGGACGAGGTCGACGAGCACAGCTTCCTCCAGTTCGATCCGGATCTCGGCAGGACGGTGCTTGAGCAGGAGGCCGGTCTCGGGCAGTCGCTGGCCGTGCTGCTGGTCGAGGACAATCCGGTCAATCAGACCGTGGCCTCCCGCATCCTGGAGCGTGCCGGGCATCGGGTGACCGTCGTGAACAACGGCCAGGAGGCGGTCGAGATCCTCGAGGACGGCCAGTTCGACGTGGTGCTGATGGATGTGCAGATGCCGGTGATGGGGGGCATCGAGGCCACCCAGGCCATCCGGGCACGCGAGGCGCGGCGCAGCTGGGCGATGTCCGGGCGTTGGCAGTCGGTGCCCATCATCGCCATGACCGCTCATGCCATGGAAGGCGACCGCACCCGTTGCCTCGAGGCTGGCATGGACGACTACGTGACCAAGCCGATACAGCCCTCGGCGCTGTTCGGTGCGATACACCGCGTGTGCAGCCGGCACGACGAGATGGTCGCATCGCTGGACGAGGCGGCGGATGCAACCCTGCTCGAACCTGCCGGGTCGCCGGCGCAGTCCGACGAAGTGGCCAACTTGGCGCATACGCGGGCCTTGCTGGGGGGTGACGAAGAGGCGGTTGGGCAGTTGCTGCAGCTGTTCTTCCGAGACCTGGGAGCCAACATCGCCGCGCTGCGGAGCGCCGGGGAGGTGTGCGACCAGCGCCGCCTCTACGAGCTGGCGCACGCCATGAAGGGGTCGGTCGGCATCTTCGGGGCCGGGCGTGCGGAGAAGGCGGCGCGGCGGCTGGAAGAAGTCTCCCGCGACGGCGACGGCAGCGGGTGTGCGGACGCCCTTTCCGCGTTGATCCGCGAGATGAATCTGCTGGCGAACAACCTGCGCCAGCATCTGCACGGCGGGTGA
- the dapB gene encoding 4-hydroxy-tetrahydrodipicolinate reductase: protein MSQLRIAIAGASGRMGRMLIEAVLKDGEAVLASAFDRPGTPFVGRDAGEMVGVASGVAIGDDARAAIAACDCLIDFTRPEGTLAHLALARELGKAMVIGTTGLDAAGKQVIAEAARDIPVVFAPNMAVGVNAVFKLLEVAARILNDGYDVEVIEAHHRFKVDAPSGTALRMGEVVARELGRDLDECAIYGREGVTGERKAETIGFSTIRGGDVVGDHTVLFAGIGERIEITHKSGSRMPYALGSLRAARFLAGRKAGLFDMQDVLGLR from the coding sequence ATGAGTCAATTGCGTATTGCCATTGCCGGGGCGTCCGGCAGGATGGGGCGGATGCTGATCGAAGCGGTGCTGAAGGACGGCGAGGCCGTCCTTGCCTCGGCCTTCGACCGCCCCGGGACGCCCTTCGTCGGCCGCGATGCCGGCGAGATGGTCGGCGTGGCCAGCGGAGTCGCCATTGGTGACGACGCCCGTGCTGCGATCGCCGCCTGCGACTGCCTGATCGACTTCACCCGTCCGGAGGGCACGCTCGCCCATCTGGCACTGGCCCGCGAGCTCGGCAAGGCGATGGTGATTGGCACCACCGGCCTCGATGCGGCCGGCAAGCAGGTGATTGCCGAGGCGGCGCGCGACATTCCCGTGGTGTTCGCGCCCAACATGGCGGTCGGCGTGAATGCGGTGTTCAAGCTGCTCGAGGTCGCCGCGCGCATCCTCAACGACGGCTACGACGTCGAGGTGATCGAGGCGCATCACCGCTTCAAGGTCGATGCACCCTCGGGCACCGCGCTGCGCATGGGCGAGGTGGTCGCACGCGAACTCGGCCGCGACCTCGACGAATGCGCGATCTACGGCCGCGAAGGCGTTACCGGCGAGCGCAAGGCCGAGACCATCGGCTTCTCCACCATCCGCGGTGGCGACGTGGTGGGCGACCACACCGTGCTGTTTGCCGGCATCGGCGAGCGCATCGAGATCACCCACAAGTCGGGCAGCCGCATGCCCTACGCGCTCGGTTCGCTGCGCGCGGCGCGCTTCCTGGCCGGGCGCAAGGCCGGTCTGTTCGACATGCAGGACGTCCTGGGTCTGCGTTGA
- a CDS encoding outer membrane protein assembly factor BamE yields MRLPHITALIAALGLLAGCSFGTITDRINPYRIDVRQGNYVDQEMVAQLRRGMTREQVRFVLGTPLVVDMFRNDRWDYVYLFTKGHGEPEQRVISVFFEGDALDRVAGDVQAGDPQAEVQAQRGERSRVIEIEAPVED; encoded by the coding sequence ATGCGCCTTCCGCACATTACGGCACTGATTGCCGCGCTCGGCCTGCTGGCCGGTTGTTCATTCGGAACCATCACGGACCGCATCAACCCGTATCGCATCGATGTCCGCCAGGGCAACTACGTGGACCAGGAAATGGTCGCGCAGTTGCGTCGCGGCATGACTCGCGAACAGGTGCGTTTCGTGCTCGGTACGCCGCTGGTGGTCGACATGTTCCGCAACGACCGCTGGGACTACGTCTATCTGTTCACCAAGGGGCATGGCGAGCCCGAGCAGCGGGTCATCTCGGTGTTCTTCGAGGGCGACGCGCTCGATCGCGTGGCGGGCGACGTCCAGGCCGGCGATCCGCAGGCGGAGGTGCAGGCCCAGCGTGGCGAACGCAGCCGGGTGATCGAGATCGAGGCGCCGGTCGAGGACTGA
- the fur gene encoding ferric iron uptake transcriptional regulator, whose amino-acid sequence MSENSQSLKSIGLKATYPRLKILDLFQTSEQRHLTAEDVYRLLMSEGMDIGLATVYRVLTQFEQAGLLERHYFESGKAVFELHEGGHHDHLVCLQCGKVEEFFDPEIERRQNAVAEERGFKMKDHALYLYAECIKENCPNRGGNGE is encoded by the coding sequence ATGTCCGAAAACTCACAAAGCCTCAAAAGCATCGGTCTCAAGGCCACCTATCCGCGCCTGAAGATACTTGACCTGTTTCAGACCTCCGAGCAGCGCCATCTCACGGCCGAAGACGTCTATCGCCTGCTGATGAGCGAAGGCATGGACATCGGCCTGGCCACCGTCTATCGCGTACTGACGCAGTTCGAGCAGGCCGGCCTGCTCGAGCGGCACTACTTCGAGTCGGGCAAGGCGGTCTTCGAGCTGCACGAAGGCGGGCACCACGACCATCTGGTCTGCCTGCAGTGCGGCAAGGTCGAGGAATTCTTCGATCCGGAGATCGAGCGCCGGCAGAACGCGGTAGCCGAGGAGCGCGGCTTCAAGATGAAGGACCACGCCCTCTACCTGTACGCCGAATGCATCAAGGAGAACTGCCCCAACCGCGGGGGCAACGGCGAGTAA
- the recN gene encoding DNA repair protein RecN, protein MLRRLTIRDFVIVDRLELDFEAGFGALTGETGAGKSILLDALGLALGDRADAAAVRTGRERAEVCAEFDLPPDGPLAAWLAEQALEVEDGALILRRVVEAGGRSRAWLNGTPVTLAQLREAGEWLCDIHGQHAHHALLRADAQRALLDAHAGAAEAVAEVAARYRDWRQAVERRERAEHDSAASERERELLAWQVRELEELAFDADEWQELNQEHARLAHAAGLMSGADEVLVALGDGELAAAPMLASLGNKVGEMAGIDASLEEVRSLLADAAIQADEALHALRRYRDRLDLDPERLAEVEGRIAAVTDLARKHRAAPEALPALLADWRRRLEELSASADPARLAEQEAAARKAYETAARQLGALRRPAAAALSAEVSEAMQTLAMAGGRFEASLIPLPDGSAHGDETVEFLVAANPSQPLRPLAKVASGGELSRIGLAIQVMTSRDSATPTLIFDEVDVGIGGGVAEIVGKLLHRLGRERQVLCVTHLPQVAACADWQWNIAKAEQGGEVLSRVSVLDQGARVEEIARMLGGVNITETTRRHAAEMLGAD, encoded by the coding sequence ATGCTGCGCCGCCTGACCATACGCGATTTCGTCATCGTCGACCGCCTGGAGCTCGATTTCGAGGCCGGCTTCGGCGCCCTCACCGGCGAGACCGGTGCGGGCAAGTCCATTCTGCTCGACGCGCTCGGCCTGGCGCTGGGCGACCGTGCCGATGCCGCCGCGGTACGCACCGGGCGCGAGCGCGCGGAAGTGTGCGCCGAGTTCGATCTGCCGCCCGACGGGCCGCTCGCCGCCTGGCTTGCCGAGCAGGCCCTGGAGGTCGAGGACGGGGCGCTCATCCTGCGCCGCGTGGTGGAGGCGGGCGGGCGTTCGCGGGCCTGGTTGAACGGCACCCCGGTCACCCTGGCGCAGCTGCGCGAGGCCGGCGAGTGGCTGTGCGACATCCACGGCCAGCATGCCCATCACGCCCTCTTGCGTGCCGACGCGCAGCGGGCGCTGCTCGACGCCCACGCGGGGGCCGCCGAGGCGGTGGCCGAGGTGGCGGCGCGCTACCGCGACTGGCGGCAGGCGGTCGAGCGGCGCGAGCGTGCCGAGCACGACAGCGCCGCCTCCGAGCGCGAGCGCGAGCTGCTCGCCTGGCAGGTGCGCGAGCTCGAGGAGCTGGCTTTCGACGCCGACGAGTGGCAGGAGCTGAACCAGGAACACGCGCGCCTCGCACATGCCGCGGGGCTGATGTCCGGCGCCGACGAGGTGCTCGTCGCCCTGGGCGACGGCGAACTGGCCGCAGCCCCCATGCTCGCCAGCCTGGGCAACAAGGTCGGCGAGATGGCCGGCATCGACGCATCGCTCGAAGAGGTGCGCAGCCTGCTGGCCGACGCCGCCATCCAGGCGGACGAGGCCTTGCATGCGCTGCGCCGCTATCGCGATCGGCTGGACCTCGACCCCGAGCGCCTGGCCGAGGTGGAGGGCCGCATTGCTGCGGTGACCGATCTTGCGCGCAAGCATCGCGCAGCGCCCGAAGCGTTGCCCGCCCTGCTGGCGGACTGGCGCAGGCGGCTGGAAGAGTTGAGCGCCAGCGCCGACCCGGCCCGACTGGCGGAGCAGGAAGCCGCCGCGCGCAAGGCCTACGAAACCGCCGCACGGCAACTCGGCGCGTTACGCCGTCCGGCCGCAGCTGCGCTCTCTGCCGAGGTGAGCGAGGCCATGCAGACGCTGGCGATGGCCGGCGGGCGCTTCGAGGCGTCGCTCATCCCTCTGCCGGACGGTTCGGCGCATGGCGACGAGACGGTGGAGTTCCTGGTGGCGGCCAACCCGAGCCAGCCGCTGCGCCCGCTGGCCAAGGTGGCCTCCGGTGGCGAGTTGTCGCGCATCGGCCTGGCGATCCAGGTGATGACCAGCCGCGACTCTGCCACGCCGACGCTGATCTTCGACGAGGTCGATGTCGGCATCGGTGGTGGGGTGGCCGAGATCGTCGGCAAGCTCCTGCATCGCCTGGGGCGCGAGCGCCAGGTGCTGTGCGTGACCCACCTGCCACAGGTGGCCGCGTGCGCGGACTGGCAGTGGAACATCGCCAAGGCCGAGCAGGGCGGCGAGGTGCTCAGCCGCGTTTCGGTGCTCGATCAGGGCGCGCGGGTGGAAGAGATTGCCCGCATGCTGGGCGGGGTGAACATCACCGAGACCACCCGCCGGCATGCCGCGGAGATGCTCGGCGCGGACTGA
- a CDS encoding NAD kinase: MSQRFRTVALIGKYQSPDVAESVSRLAEFLRERGLVVLIEQGTASSIGMGGGEFPPATYDEIGARADLAVVLGGDGTMLNTARRLAEHEVPLVGVNQGRLGFLTDVAREDATERIGEILDGRYTAESRFMLDAEILRGGQRVFQTLALNDVVINKGDLGRMIEFDVAIDGEFVYTQRSDGMIVSTPTGSTAYALSSNGPILHPSVGGIAIVPLCPHALTARPVTLPDTCRIEINLLPPHDARVHFDGQARFDARAGDCMRITRSALQVRLLHPEGYSYFAMLREKLHWSAVPRHT; the protein is encoded by the coding sequence ATGAGCCAGCGCTTTCGCACCGTTGCCCTGATCGGCAAGTACCAGAGCCCAGACGTGGCCGAATCCGTGTCGCGCCTGGCCGAGTTCCTGCGCGAACGCGGGCTTGTGGTGTTGATCGAGCAGGGCACCGCGAGTTCGATCGGCATGGGGGGCGGCGAGTTTCCGCCGGCCACCTACGACGAGATCGGCGCGCGCGCCGATCTTGCGGTGGTGCTCGGCGGCGATGGCACCATGCTCAACACCGCGCGCCGGCTGGCCGAGCACGAGGTGCCGCTGGTCGGCGTCAACCAGGGGCGGCTGGGCTTTCTCACCGACGTGGCGCGCGAGGACGCGACCGAGCGCATCGGCGAGATCCTCGACGGGCGCTACACTGCCGAGTCCCGCTTCATGCTCGACGCCGAGATCCTGCGTGGCGGCCAGCGCGTGTTCCAGACCCTGGCGCTCAACGACGTGGTGATCAACAAGGGCGACCTCGGGCGCATGATCGAGTTCGACGTGGCGATAGACGGCGAGTTCGTCTACACCCAGCGTTCGGACGGCATGATCGTCAGCACCCCTACCGGGTCCACCGCCTACGCGCTGTCGTCCAACGGCCCCATCCTGCATCCCAGCGTCGGCGGCATCGCCATCGTGCCGCTATGCCCGCATGCGCTCACCGCCCGCCCGGTGACCCTGCCGGACACCTGCCGTATCGAGATCAATCTCCTGCCGCCGCACGACGCGCGCGTGCATTTCGACGGCCAGGCGCGCTTCGATGCGCGTGCCGGCGACTGCATGCGCATCACGCGTTCCGCGCTGCAGGTCCGCCTGCTGCACCCCGAGGGCTACAGCTACTTCGCCATGCTGCGCGAGAAACTGCACTGGAGTGCGGTTCCGCGCCACACCTGA
- the hrcA gene encoding heat-inducible transcriptional repressor HrcA, with translation MNTLDARSQILLKTLIERYIAEGQPVGSRALSRYSGLELSPATVRNVMSDLEEMGFIASPHTSAGRIPTARGYRFFVDSLLTVQPLDKSRISALRGQLQPDQPQRLISSASHLLSELTQFAGVVVAPRREAVRIRQIEFISLSETRILLIIVTTAGDVQNRILLTRRPYSSNELTGAASYLNEHFAGLAFEEIRSRVQEELKQLSSDMSELMAAAVEAGTEATAETAASYVISGETNLLDVEDLSSNMVRLRELFKMFEKRTGLLQLLDLSNRAEGVQIFIGGESGLAPLDGCSVITAPYEVDGQVVGSVGVIGPTRMAYDRVIPIVDITARLLSNALSTRD, from the coding sequence ATGAACACGCTAGACGCCCGCTCGCAGATCCTCCTCAAGACGCTGATCGAACGCTACATCGCCGAAGGCCAGCCGGTCGGCTCGCGGGCGCTGTCGCGTTATTCAGGCCTCGAACTGTCGCCGGCCACGGTGCGCAACGTCATGAGCGACCTGGAGGAGATGGGCTTCATCGCCAGCCCGCATACCTCGGCCGGCCGCATCCCCACCGCGCGCGGCTACCGCTTCTTCGTCGACTCGCTGCTCACCGTGCAGCCGCTGGACAAGTCGCGCATCAGCGCCTTGCGCGGCCAGTTGCAGCCCGACCAGCCACAGCGCCTGATCAGCTCGGCCTCACACCTGCTGTCCGAACTCACCCAGTTCGCCGGCGTGGTGGTCGCCCCGCGCCGCGAGGCGGTGCGCATCCGCCAGATCGAGTTCATCAGCCTGTCCGAAACCCGCATCCTGCTGATCATCGTCACCACCGCGGGCGACGTGCAGAACCGCATCCTGCTCACCCGCCGGCCCTACAGCAGCAACGAGCTGACCGGCGCTGCGAGCTATCTCAACGAGCACTTCGCCGGCCTCGCCTTCGAAGAAATCCGCAGCCGCGTGCAGGAAGAGCTCAAGCAACTGAGCAGCGACATGAGCGAGCTGATGGCCGCGGCGGTGGAAGCCGGCACCGAGGCCACCGCGGAGACCGCGGCCAGCTACGTGATCTCGGGCGAAACCAACCTGCTGGACGTGGAAGACCTGTCGTCCAACATGGTCCGCCTGCGCGAACTGTTCAAGATGTTCGAGAAGCGCACCGGCCTGCTGCAACTGCTCGACCTGTCCAACCGCGCCGAGGGCGTGCAGATCTTCATCGGCGGCGAATCCGGCCTGGCGCCGCTCGACGGCTGCAGCGTGATCACCGCCCCCTACGAGGTCGACGGTCAGGTGGTCGGCTCGGTCGGCGTCATCGGCCCCACGCGGATGGCCTACGACCGGGTGATCCCCATTGTCGACATCACCGCCCGCCTGCTCTCCAACGCACTGTCGACCCGCGACTGA
- the hemH gene encoding ferrochelatase, producing MARYRPEPPYTHGTPARTAVLLVNLGTPTAPTAAALRPYLKQFLSDPRVVEIPRALWWPILNGIILNTRPKKSAEKYASVWLPEGSPLKVHTEKQAKLLAGYLGQSGAHGVRVDWAMRYGSPSIPEALERLRAANCTRILVVPMYPQYAASTTASVMDEVARCLLGWRNLPEIRYVRSFHDDPGYIGALAQSVRDHWVRSGEGDKLVMSFHGVPRRSLDLGDPYHCECHKTARLVGEALGLPAERVLVTFQSRFGKAEWLKPYTQPTLEAMAAGGTQRVDVMCPGFVADCLETLEEIAMECRTAFIGAGGQQFEYIPCLNENDAWIDALCRITRAHLGNWLELPEPDPQALERSRQRARELGAQR from the coding sequence ATGGCCCGCTACCGGCCCGAACCGCCCTACACCCACGGCACGCCCGCACGCACCGCGGTACTGCTGGTCAATCTCGGCACCCCCACCGCGCCCACTGCGGCGGCGCTGCGCCCCTATCTGAAGCAGTTCCTCTCCGATCCGCGGGTGGTGGAGATCCCGCGCGCGCTGTGGTGGCCCATCCTCAACGGCATCATCCTCAACACCCGGCCGAAGAAGTCCGCCGAGAAATACGCCAGCGTGTGGCTGCCGGAGGGTTCGCCGCTGAAGGTGCACACCGAGAAGCAGGCCAAGCTGCTGGCCGGCTACCTCGGCCAGTCCGGCGCACACGGCGTCCGGGTGGACTGGGCGATGCGCTACGGCAGCCCGTCGATTCCCGAGGCCCTGGAGCGCCTGCGCGCCGCCAACTGCACCCGCATCCTGGTGGTGCCGATGTACCCGCAGTACGCGGCCAGCACCACCGCCAGCGTGATGGACGAGGTCGCGCGCTGCCTGCTCGGCTGGCGCAACCTGCCCGAGATCCGCTACGTGCGCAGCTTCCATGACGACCCGGGCTACATTGGGGCGCTGGCCCAGAGCGTGCGCGACCACTGGGTCCGGTCCGGCGAGGGCGACAAGCTGGTGATGAGCTTCCACGGCGTGCCGCGCCGCTCGCTCGACCTGGGCGACCCCTACCATTGCGAGTGCCACAAGACCGCCCGCCTGGTCGGCGAGGCGCTCGGGCTGCCGGCCGAGCGCGTACTGGTCACCTTCCAGTCGCGCTTCGGCAAGGCCGAATGGCTCAAGCCCTACACCCAGCCCACGCTCGAGGCCATGGCGGCCGGGGGCACGCAGCGGGTGGACGTCATGTGCCCCGGTTTCGTCGCCGACTGCCTGGAAACCCTGGAAGAGATCGCCATGGAATGCCGCACCGCCTTCATCGGCGCCGGCGGCCAGCAGTTCGAGTACATCCCCTGCCTCAACGAGAACGACGCCTGGATCGATGCGCTGTGCCGCATCACCCGCGCGCACCTGGGCAACTGGCTGGAACTGCCGGAGCCCGATCCACAGGCGCTGGAGCGCAGCCGGCAGCGCGCCAGGGAACTCGGGGCGCAGCGTTGA
- a CDS encoding phage holin family protein, whose translation MGPRLRLLLQIALNAVALMLLPELIDGLRVESWTAALLTALLLGLINALVRPILILITLPITVLTLGLFTLVINAFLFWGVAALVSGVHVADFWTAFWSALLYSLLTWLVGLALGDPRDRRVRIVVGRRD comes from the coding sequence ATGGGCCCGCGGCTGCGCCTGCTGCTGCAGATCGCCCTCAACGCGGTGGCGCTGATGCTGCTGCCGGAACTGATCGACGGCCTGCGGGTGGAGAGCTGGACCGCGGCGCTGCTCACCGCGCTGCTGCTCGGGCTGATCAACGCGCTGGTGCGCCCCATCCTGATCCTCATCACCCTGCCGATCACCGTGCTCACCCTGGGCCTGTTCACCCTGGTGATCAACGCCTTCCTGTTCTGGGGCGTGGCTGCGCTGGTGAGCGGCGTGCACGTGGCCGACTTCTGGACCGCCTTCTGGAGCGCCCTGCTCTACAGCCTGCTGACCTGGCTGGTCGGCCTCGCGCTGGGAGATCCGCGCGACCGCCGGGTGCGCATCGTCGTCGGCCGGCGCGACTGA